One Methanobacterium formicicum genomic region harbors:
- a CDS encoding DUF211 domain-containing protein: MAKGLIRIVLDILKPHEPTLPYFAKFLSEVNGVEGVNITLMEIDKETENIKVTMQGNDLNFEEITKAIEQYGGSIHSVDEVVAGRTMVEEVTTPQD, from the coding sequence TTGGCAAAAGGTCTTATTAGAATAGTTTTAGACATATTAAAACCACATGAACCCACCTTACCCTATTTCGCTAAATTTCTGAGCGAAGTTAATGGTGTGGAAGGGGTTAATATTACCCTCATGGAAATTGACAAGGAAACTGAGAACATCAAAGTTACTATGCAGGGCAACGACCTGAACTTTGAAGAAATAACCAAGGCCATTGAACAGTACGGTGGTTCTATACACAGTGTGGATGAAGTAGTAGCTGGTAGAACCATGGTCGAAGAAGTGACCACTCCCCAGGACTGA
- a CDS encoding potassium channel family protein — MNGKLKYRLELVLEIILMVFIFLDNFLLFISVFLPLRPDTYSNIAYLDLVTCALLIFGYWVQHRRTGPQESYLKKNWNGILAVIPFYFLGLILLGIDEASPILKILALIKVVTLLMAARQVGKAVDRFVTKSRLVYGFAFFVVVLVFCSVMFFLIEHGVNPEVTTFEDSIWYVVQTITTVGYGDVVPITSWGRVVGIIAMVSAIGISSLLTAATTSSLMDKLREDREKIVQKSVEYVAKIDDTVNDLESQMAKEDDVKGIKTEINEIKSEITEIKNMLREIKE, encoded by the coding sequence ATGAATGGTAAGCTGAAATATAGACTGGAACTTGTCCTGGAAATAATTCTCATGGTCTTCATATTTCTGGATAATTTCCTTCTGTTTATCAGCGTTTTCCTACCCTTAAGACCAGATACCTATTCTAATATTGCTTATCTGGATTTAGTAACCTGTGCACTACTTATATTTGGATACTGGGTCCAACACCGGAGAACCGGACCCCAGGAAAGTTATTTGAAGAAAAACTGGAATGGTATTCTGGCGGTTATACCCTTCTATTTCCTCGGCCTGATTCTTCTGGGGATTGATGAAGCTTCCCCCATCCTGAAAATTCTGGCACTGATTAAAGTGGTAACCCTGTTAATGGCCGCTCGCCAGGTTGGTAAAGCAGTAGACCGGTTTGTCACCAAAAGTAGATTGGTATACGGTTTTGCCTTCTTCGTGGTGGTACTGGTGTTCTGTTCAGTGATGTTCTTTTTAATTGAACACGGAGTTAACCCCGAAGTTACCACCTTTGAGGATTCAATATGGTACGTGGTGCAGACCATCACCACGGTTGGTTACGGAGATGTGGTTCCCATCACCTCCTGGGGACGTGTAGTGGGGATAATTGCCATGGTCAGTGCAATAGGTATCTCCAGCCTGTTAACTGCAGCCACAACTTCCTCATTAATGGATAAACTACGTGAAGATCGGGAAAAAATCGTCCAGAAGAGTGTGGAGTACGTGGCGAAAATTGATGACACAGTGAACGATTTAGAATCTCAAATGGCTAAAGAAGATGATGTTAAAGGAATAAAAACTGAGATAAATGAAATTAAATCGGAAATAACTGAAATTAAAAACATGCTGAGAGAGATTAAAGAATAA
- a CDS encoding UPF0104 family protein, whose product MQDTYAIIKEHKWKILATFAVAAFLIFLMTFLIGFDDVLAILKTAKWDWIAINFLLEAGIVLVWAWRWKLILDVVDTSPKFTTLLGMLLASLFGNNVTPSAAGGEPLRAYLLWEVEKMPFEIGFATSTADRVFEFLPFVLISLIAALFLLSWDIPLLTRILVIIMIIASISIFGILIYAGFRREVTQRIIISIAQSIYPTVIRLTKKDISFNEIREKIIFYINRFSTGFITALQDRKVFVIAFILSFAMWGFDMLRMYICFGALGVYPPLLPLVIIYTIGILISLLPLLPGAWGIREGTLIGLFAVVGVSADVVMAASLIDRLASYVVPTILGAIAALYYGRKVKNKSVNLPSTDA is encoded by the coding sequence ATGCAGGACACATACGCCATTATTAAGGAACATAAATGGAAGATTCTGGCCACCTTTGCGGTGGCTGCCTTTTTGATTTTCCTCATGACTTTCCTTATTGGCTTTGATGACGTTCTCGCAATTTTAAAGACAGCTAAATGGGATTGGATTGCCATTAACTTCCTTTTAGAAGCAGGTATAGTCCTGGTGTGGGCGTGGAGATGGAAGTTGATCCTGGATGTGGTGGATACCTCACCTAAATTTACCACCCTGTTGGGCATGCTTTTAGCCAGCCTGTTCGGTAACAATGTCACTCCCAGTGCGGCCGGGGGAGAACCTTTGCGTGCCTATCTGCTGTGGGAAGTGGAAAAAATGCCCTTTGAAATTGGATTTGCAACATCCACGGCCGATCGGGTATTTGAATTTCTTCCCTTTGTTTTGATATCCCTCATTGCTGCTCTGTTCCTGTTAAGTTGGGATATACCTCTGTTGACCCGAATACTGGTTATTATCATGATCATTGCCTCCATTTCAATATTCGGAATACTTATATACGCAGGATTTAGAAGGGAAGTGACTCAAAGGATTATTATATCCATTGCCCAATCAATCTACCCCACTGTGATTCGCCTTACCAAAAAAGACATTTCCTTCAATGAGATCCGGGAGAAAATAATTTTCTATATAAACCGGTTTTCAACTGGTTTCATCACTGCCCTCCAGGATCGTAAGGTGTTTGTGATTGCATTCATCCTGTCCTTTGCCATGTGGGGCTTCGACATGTTAAGGATGTATATATGCTTCGGGGCTTTGGGAGTTTATCCTCCTTTACTACCTTTAGTGATAATTTACACCATTGGGATTCTTATTAGCCTTTTACCTTTACTTCCTGGTGCCTGGGGAATCAGAGAAGGAACTTTAATCGGTCTTTTTGCCGTGGTTGGTGTTTCCGCAGATGTGGTGATGGCGGCCAGCTTAATAGATCGTTTAGCCAGTTATGTTGTCCCCACCATACTAGGTGCTATTGCTGCACTCTATTACGGACGTAAAGTTAAAAATAAAAGTGTTAACTTACCATCAACCGATGCTTAG
- a CDS encoding toprim domain-containing protein has product MSFIKLSNLIEELKICGEQGIPVLIEGQKDERALKELGVNGNFIKVSGSGLKLFEIAEIAAQSSSRVVILTDFDRKGNQLAKRLSEDIQSLGSHPDLRFRNTLMGITRRFIKDIESLPRHLEQLELEENPSGGQWYYYH; this is encoded by the coding sequence ATGAGTTTTATAAAGTTGTCCAATTTAATCGAAGAGCTTAAAATCTGCGGGGAACAGGGAATTCCAGTTCTTATTGAAGGTCAAAAGGATGAAAGGGCCTTAAAAGAATTAGGGGTAAATGGAAATTTCATAAAAGTCTCCGGTTCAGGGCTTAAACTCTTTGAAATAGCGGAGATAGCAGCTCAATCATCATCAAGAGTAGTCATACTCACTGACTTTGATCGCAAGGGAAATCAGCTTGCTAAAAGATTATCAGAGGATATTCAAAGCCTCGGTTCCCATCCAGACCTCCGATTTAGGAACACCCTGATGGGAATTACCCGTCGTTTTATTAAGGATATCGAGAGCCTCCCTCGGCACCTGGAACAACTTGAACTTGAAGAAAACCCATCTGGTGGGCAATGGTATTACTATCATTAA
- a CDS encoding FUSC family protein, with protein sequence MKKKGFSGRLKILSKPSGSPLWKQAAKSIVLMVLAAFLAKYLGLDKGVSAVMFTTLVATIIIDLPLPLNKIVPLAMVGFIMTLLAFVSSSLALSSLPIFLFFTVIWAFFSLSLYIFGETTGTMGFMIFTCYFISVLLVNTTASPLEWGLYIILAYLVASILFIPKLIHRRDDLLYMVASPFDPETSLEKTLSIRQALSGILLSPRDYELFRIGTYLNGFMGYAELVSSRLSGNLGEIFQRFLETTNTSSKKVAHSITTRQEGIDLSPLDQTMVELQETGPLEERSRDAVLDVARSMKSLLTRANKLLAEEETSSLKKSIRAPRRSLQEVLKANFNLNNMYIRHALRFTLAMTLGLAVVYLTHERSAIWITMGILIIIKPDVTSTVNNMISRVSFNFIAIILAIILGFIFPHQILVWIAFIMLFFFRAFYPNYMSLSIMAITIFVVLLWPTGTVFGNAVARLIDISIGAVLALFCAYLIFPSRMAINLPEQIARTIRTNREYLETVIPSEGMVYQHEKAVQQFRKYMLEEKNLESAIKKVNDTFKDVEDDVLFYKDMEAVNKKLTADISALATLMESGESWPDLSTFKEQLMDVLAHMALSVDKNVVLPPTKIKTSHSKGEGLTPDLEMYLDWITSDVELIQEEVELGHRTGIWKRYRDLS encoded by the coding sequence ATGAAAAAGAAGGGTTTTTCCGGAAGGTTAAAAATATTATCCAAACCCAGTGGTAGTCCCTTATGGAAACAAGCAGCTAAATCCATAGTTTTAATGGTCTTGGCCGCTTTTTTAGCCAAATATCTGGGTTTGGATAAGGGAGTGAGTGCCGTCATGTTCACCACCCTGGTGGCCACCATAATCATTGACCTACCACTTCCCCTGAACAAAATCGTCCCCCTGGCCATGGTAGGATTTATAATGACGCTTTTGGCCTTTGTGAGTTCTTCCCTAGCCCTTTCCAGTCTTCCCATCTTTTTATTTTTTACAGTGATCTGGGCTTTTTTCAGCCTATCCCTGTACATATTTGGGGAAACCACAGGAACAATGGGCTTTATGATCTTCACCTGTTACTTCATCTCGGTTTTACTGGTCAATACTACTGCTTCTCCCCTCGAATGGGGGTTATACATAATTTTAGCATACCTGGTTGCCTCCATCCTATTCATCCCCAAGCTGATTCACCGCCGGGATGATCTTCTCTATATGGTGGCATCACCCTTTGATCCCGAAACATCCCTGGAAAAAACTCTATCTATCCGCCAAGCTTTGTCCGGTATTCTTCTTTCTCCCCGAGACTATGAACTTTTCAGAATAGGAACATATCTCAATGGATTCATGGGTTATGCAGAGTTAGTTTCGTCCCGTTTGTCAGGAAACCTTGGTGAAATTTTCCAGAGATTCCTAGAAACTACCAACACCAGTAGTAAGAAGGTTGCCCACAGCATCACCACCCGACAGGAGGGGATAGATCTATCCCCCCTGGACCAAACAATGGTGGAGTTACAAGAAACAGGTCCCCTAGAAGAGAGGAGTAGAGATGCGGTCCTGGATGTAGCTAGAAGTATGAAAAGCCTGCTCACCCGGGCCAATAAATTGTTAGCAGAAGAAGAAACATCCTCCCTAAAAAAGTCCATAAGAGCACCCCGGAGATCTCTGCAGGAAGTTTTGAAAGCCAACTTCAATCTTAACAATATGTACATACGCCATGCTCTGCGTTTTACCCTGGCCATGACCCTGGGGCTTGCGGTAGTATATTTGACCCACGAACGCAGTGCTATATGGATAACCATGGGAATTCTAATAATCATCAAACCCGATGTGACCAGTACAGTGAACAACATGATTTCACGGGTTTCATTCAATTTTATAGCAATAATTCTGGCAATTATACTGGGATTCATCTTTCCCCACCAGATACTGGTGTGGATAGCATTTATAATGCTCTTCTTCTTCCGGGCCTTCTATCCCAATTATATGAGCCTGTCTATAATGGCTATTACCATTTTTGTAGTCCTGCTCTGGCCCACAGGAACTGTGTTTGGAAATGCAGTGGCCAGACTAATTGACATATCCATAGGTGCTGTTCTAGCACTGTTCTGCGCATATCTTATCTTCCCCAGCAGAATGGCCATAAACCTACCCGAACAGATTGCCCGGACCATTCGTACCAACCGGGAATACCTGGAAACAGTTATCCCTAGTGAAGGGATGGTTTACCAGCATGAAAAGGCAGTTCAACAGTTCAGGAAGTACATGTTAGAGGAAAAGAACCTTGAATCAGCCATTAAAAAGGTTAATGATACTTTTAAGGATGTGGAGGATGATGTTTTATTCTATAAGGATATGGAAGCAGTTAATAAGAAATTAACCGCCGATATATCTGCTCTGGCAACTTTAATGGAATCCGGTGAATCATGGCCTGATCTGTCCACTTTTAAAGAACAGTTGATGGATGTTCTCGCCCACATGGCCTTATCCGTGGATAAAAATGTTGTACTGCCTCCCACGAAAATCAAGACATCTCATTCTAAAGGAGAAGGGTTAACACCTGACCTGGAGATGTATCTGGACTGGATCACCAGCGATGTGGAATTAATTCAGGAAGAAGTAGAACTGGGCCACCGCACTGGAATCTGGAAAAGGTACCGTGACCTGAGTTAA
- a CDS encoding metallophosphoesterase gives MTEKDPNGMKYRQRLQRGMTRWRHIVGNPNFNHQDFQLEQVEVTIPGLDPAFDNYRLINLSDIHLGQWITPEHLEGVVDLVNKEKPDSITITGDFVSYILDDVAQDLERSLKKLKPKEYSLAVLGNHDHWLSADRIRNILHRCDIIDVSNDFYTIQRDEALLHVAGVDSVMLGKHRLDLVMEKLPTDGPAILLAHEPDFADISSTTGRFSLQISGHSHGGQFLIPGLGTFIRGPHFLKYPAGKYMVGDMVQYTSRGLGTNIFWLRINCDPEITVFTLKSPEGAK, from the coding sequence ATGACAGAAAAGGATCCCAACGGCATGAAATACCGGCAGAGGTTACAGCGGGGAATGACGCGCTGGCGTCATATTGTAGGTAACCCCAACTTCAATCACCAGGACTTCCAGCTGGAACAGGTGGAAGTAACCATACCCGGTCTTGACCCTGCCTTTGATAATTATCGCCTGATAAATCTTTCCGATATACATCTGGGTCAGTGGATCACACCGGAACATCTAGAGGGTGTGGTGGATCTGGTGAATAAAGAAAAACCTGATTCTATAACCATTACCGGTGATTTTGTTTCCTACATCCTGGATGATGTGGCTCAGGACCTGGAAAGATCCCTTAAAAAGTTAAAACCTAAAGAATATTCCCTGGCTGTTTTGGGCAATCATGATCACTGGTTAAGCGCAGATAGAATAAGAAATATCTTGCACCGATGTGATATAATTGATGTCAGTAATGATTTTTACACTATACAACGTGATGAAGCTCTGCTCCACGTAGCGGGAGTGGATAGTGTGATGTTAGGCAAGCACCGTCTGGACCTGGTGATGGAAAAACTCCCTACTGATGGACCAGCCATACTCCTGGCCCATGAACCTGATTTTGCCGACATCAGCTCAACCACAGGACGTTTCAGCCTGCAGATATCCGGACATTCCCACGGGGGCCAATTTTTAATACCTGGTCTGGGAACATTCATCCGCGGTCCCCATTTCCTGAAATATCCGGCAGGGAAATACATGGTGGGAGATATGGTTCAGTACACCAGCCGGGGTCTGGGAACTAATATATTCTGGTTACGGATCAACTGCGACCCTGAGATCACGGTGTTCACTTTAAAATCTCCTGAAGGTGCAAAGTAA
- a CDS encoding H/ACA ribonucleoprotein complex subunit GAR1 produces MKKLGKILHLSNRGRIILRSHQTPALGLSVFNSRNKKVGFIHDVFGPTKDPYISVKILASKSKKSENRVGETLYVPEQAKKKWGRRKRSKN; encoded by the coding sequence ATGAAGAAACTTGGAAAAATACTGCATCTGTCTAATCGTGGGCGAATTATACTCAGATCACACCAAACACCTGCTTTAGGATTATCTGTTTTTAACTCTCGTAACAAGAAAGTGGGTTTTATTCACGATGTCTTTGGGCCCACCAAGGATCCCTACATCTCCGTTAAGATCCTTGCATCAAAATCTAAAAAGTCTGAAAACCGAGTTGGAGAGACACTTTATGTGCCTGAACAAGCCAAGAAGAAATGGGGGCGACGAAAACGAAGCAAGAATTAG
- a CDS encoding transcription initiation factor IIB produces the protein MKQDMSEIEKIETRCPECQSEKLINDHERGEIVCGSCGLVIDDNLVDMGPEWRAFDHEQRDKRTRVGAPITYTIHDKGLSTMIDWRNKDIYGRDIPARNRAQWYRLRKWQRKIRISGATERNLAFALSELDRDSSRLGLPRSVREAASVVYRNAVENKLIRGRSIEGVVAASLYAACRRCNVPRTLDEIAEVSRVSKKEVGRTYRFLTRELNIKLPPTSPVDYVPRFASELNLSGEVQSKAIEIIEKAMEKGLTSGRGPTGVAAAALYIASVLLGERKTQRDVADIAGVTEVTIRNRYKELTEQLDMGVTL, from the coding sequence ATGAAGCAGGATATGTCTGAGATTGAAAAAATCGAGACCAGATGTCCTGAATGTCAATCTGAAAAACTCATAAATGATCATGAACGAGGAGAAATTGTCTGCGGCTCCTGCGGTCTGGTTATTGATGACAACCTGGTGGATATGGGTCCTGAATGGAGGGCCTTTGACCACGAACAAAGGGATAAAAGGACCCGTGTAGGTGCACCTATTACCTACACTATCCACGATAAGGGTCTTTCCACCATGATCGACTGGAGAAACAAAGATATCTACGGTCGTGACATTCCCGCCAGGAATCGGGCCCAGTGGTACCGGCTCCGTAAATGGCAGAGGAAAATCCGTATCTCCGGTGCAACCGAACGTAACTTGGCCTTTGCCCTCTCGGAACTGGACCGTGATTCATCTCGATTGGGACTTCCCCGTAGTGTTAGGGAAGCAGCATCAGTAGTTTACCGTAACGCAGTGGAAAACAAACTCATCAGAGGAAGAAGCATTGAAGGAGTGGTTGCAGCATCACTTTACGCTGCCTGTCGACGTTGCAATGTCCCCCGAACTCTGGATGAAATTGCCGAAGTATCCAGGGTAAGTAAGAAAGAAGTGGGTAGAACCTACCGTTTCCTTACCCGGGAACTGAACATCAAGTTACCACCCACCAGCCCTGTGGATTACGTGCCTCGTTTTGCCAGTGAATTGAACCTCTCCGGAGAAGTTCAGTCCAAAGCCATAGAGATCATTGAAAAAGCAATGGAAAAAGGTTTAACTTCGGGAAGAGGACCTACCGGAGTTGCTGCCGCTGCCCTGTACATCGCTTCAGTGTTACTCGGTGAGAGAAAAACCCAGCGTGATGTGGCAGATATTGCAGGAGTTACCGAAGTTACCATCCGTAACCGATACAAGGAACTCACAGAACAATTGGACATGGGTGTTACACTCTAA
- a CDS encoding YwbE family protein has translation MNQKTGKNRKDVKIGSEVYIVLKKDQRTGKRTKGIVKDLLTRSSFHPHGIKVRLEDGRVGRVQEIIK, from the coding sequence ATGAACCAAAAGACCGGTAAAAACAGGAAAGATGTAAAAATAGGATCAGAAGTTTACATTGTACTTAAAAAGGATCAACGCACTGGGAAACGAACTAAAGGAATAGTTAAAGACTTATTAACCCGTTCTTCCTTTCACCCCCATGGAATCAAGGTGAGACTTGAAGATGGCAGAGTGGGAAGGGTTCAGGAAATAATTAAGTAG
- a CDS encoding RraA family protein: MAKKMGFSPESLLKQFSPKKKVKNADLSLENLGLTTSQISDALKNLTGEYGVVPGVKPIKDNLKISGRVITVKTQQDDWGTSLKAVETSSKGDIIFIACDGDKVGVWGEMFSRYAQEKGVQSTVVYGAVRDVEAVKELDYPVFSRSIVPHAGTPRAEGEINIPIECGTVTVKTGDWIFGDDCGVVVIQAEILDQVIVESLKIKKTEEKILNQIAEGKSLSDLLGIK, from the coding sequence ATGGCTAAAAAAATGGGGTTTTCTCCTGAATCTTTATTAAAACAGTTTTCACCTAAAAAAAAAGTAAAGAATGCCGATCTTAGCCTTGAAAATCTGGGACTTACCACTTCCCAGATTTCCGATGCACTGAAAAATTTAACCGGGGAATACGGAGTTGTTCCCGGTGTAAAACCCATCAAAGATAACCTGAAGATAAGTGGAAGGGTTATCACAGTTAAAACCCAACAGGATGATTGGGGAACTTCTCTAAAAGCTGTGGAAACCTCCAGTAAAGGAGATATTATTTTCATAGCTTGTGATGGAGACAAAGTTGGAGTCTGGGGTGAAATGTTCAGCAGGTACGCCCAGGAGAAGGGTGTGCAATCCACGGTGGTTTACGGTGCCGTGCGCGATGTGGAAGCAGTAAAAGAACTTGATTATCCTGTTTTTTCGCGTTCCATAGTTCCACACGCCGGAACTCCCCGAGCTGAAGGAGAAATAAATATTCCGATAGAATGTGGGACAGTTACAGTTAAAACTGGAGACTGGATTTTCGGTGATGACTGTGGAGTAGTGGTGATCCAGGCAGAGATTCTGGATCAGGTAATCGTGGAGTCTCTTAAAATTAAAAAGACGGAAGAGAAAATACTTAACCAGATTGCCGAAGGAAAATCATTATCTGATTTATTGGGTATTAAATAA
- a CDS encoding phage holin family protein, with translation MDNGEKQSSEWYNKVQDHSRFYWLGRTLVMWFGGFLGFIIIDHLALGLYFDDWVTAFLAAGLVGILNAIFWPILARILLPFMVFTVGIGALLLNALLIWVASDLMGGFTIEGPALILTPIAMAAVTAVLSAILTIDDDATYYRNVIRKIKKGKIKFQDKPGVIFLEIDGLAFNILNEAIEKGNMPTLKKWLEQDTHKVIPWETDLSSQTGASQAGILHGNNSDIPAFRWVEKDKNNKIMVSTGLSDAPLIEERISDGNGLLACHGASRTNLFSGDASDVIFTYSQLKNLGRFYTRAWYYVYSYPSNFARIVALFLWDVLLDFSSQLVHWIKNIQPRIKRGLIYPFVRAGANVFLREVTTAVVIGDMLEGKVDVAYVTYLGYDEIAHHSGTRDWDAFHALKKLDMQFHRLDNARKYAPRPYHLVVQSDHGQTNGATFLQRYGVSLEDVVRELMPPETRIYSELSSNEDHFGQAIQNPLEDSKSYIKGKGDKVANESKYIFDTTVKKVDEAPLVRGKILDYLQRHQIGEMPHSKDVSSEDAQVIVLASGNLGLIYLTEYSERLTFEQIRTLYPDLIPGLVQHEGVGFVMVNSTEHGPMVMGKEGIHYLQDGTIEGEDPLALFGSRAPEHLRRTNSFKYTPDILVNSFYDSENNEVAAFEELVGSHGGMGGEQTQPFIIYPSEWDMGFEEIVGAEKLHKMLKKQLKHLEI, from the coding sequence ATGGATAATGGGGAAAAACAGTCATCAGAGTGGTACAACAAGGTTCAGGATCATTCTAGATTCTACTGGTTGGGACGGACCCTAGTTATGTGGTTCGGTGGATTTTTAGGGTTCATAATCATAGACCATCTAGCACTGGGCCTGTATTTTGATGATTGGGTCACGGCCTTTCTGGCTGCGGGACTGGTGGGGATTTTAAATGCCATTTTCTGGCCAATCTTAGCCCGAATATTGTTGCCCTTCATGGTATTTACCGTGGGGATAGGTGCTTTACTTTTGAATGCCCTTCTAATATGGGTAGCCAGTGATTTGATGGGAGGATTCACAATTGAAGGCCCGGCCTTAATACTGACCCCCATTGCCATGGCCGCAGTTACTGCCGTGTTATCTGCTATTTTAACCATTGATGATGATGCCACCTACTACCGGAATGTTATTCGGAAAATAAAAAAAGGAAAAATCAAATTCCAGGATAAACCAGGAGTCATATTCCTGGAAATAGATGGTCTTGCCTTTAATATTCTAAATGAAGCCATAGAAAAGGGAAACATGCCCACCCTTAAAAAGTGGTTGGAACAGGACACTCATAAAGTGATACCCTGGGAAACTGACCTGTCCAGTCAAACTGGTGCCAGCCAGGCCGGGATACTCCATGGGAATAACAGTGACATCCCAGCATTTAGATGGGTGGAAAAGGATAAAAACAACAAAATAATGGTTTCCACCGGCCTGTCCGATGCACCCTTAATTGAAGAAAGAATATCTGATGGGAATGGACTTTTAGCATGCCACGGTGCCAGCCGAACCAATCTCTTCTCCGGTGATGCCAGTGATGTTATCTTCACTTACAGCCAGCTTAAAAATCTGGGAAGATTCTACACCCGGGCTTGGTACTATGTATATTCCTATCCCTCAAATTTCGCCCGTATAGTGGCTTTATTCCTGTGGGATGTTCTGTTAGATTTTTCCTCCCAGCTGGTGCACTGGATAAAAAATATCCAGCCCCGTATAAAACGAGGACTGATCTATCCCTTTGTAAGGGCCGGTGCTAACGTGTTTTTAAGGGAAGTAACCACTGCCGTGGTTATCGGGGACATGCTGGAGGGTAAAGTTGATGTGGCCTACGTAACTTACCTGGGTTATGATGAAATAGCCCATCACTCCGGAACTCGAGATTGGGATGCTTTCCATGCCCTTAAAAAATTGGATATGCAGTTTCATCGTCTGGATAATGCTCGAAAGTACGCACCACGCCCCTATCACTTGGTGGTACAATCTGATCACGGTCAAACCAATGGAGCCACTTTCCTGCAGCGCTATGGAGTGAGTCTGGAGGATGTTGTCCGCGAATTAATGCCTCCTGAAACCCGTATCTACAGTGAACTTTCCTCCAATGAGGACCACTTTGGCCAGGCCATCCAGAATCCCCTGGAAGATAGTAAAAGTTATATAAAGGGGAAAGGGGATAAGGTGGCCAATGAAAGTAAGTATATTTTCGATACCACGGTTAAAAAGGTTGATGAAGCTCCCCTGGTCCGGGGGAAAATATTAGATTACCTGCAGCGCCACCAGATTGGAGAAATGCCCCATAGTAAGGATGTTTCCTCCGAGGATGCCCAAGTAATCGTGCTGGCCTCGGGCAACCTGGGCTTGATCTACCTTACGGAATACTCGGAAAGATTGACCTTTGAACAAATAAGAACCCTTTATCCAGATCTCATCCCCGGACTGGTTCAACATGAAGGAGTGGGATTTGTGATGGTTAATTCTACAGAACACGGACCAATGGTCATGGGAAAAGAAGGAATCCACTACCTCCAGGACGGTACCATTGAAGGAGAAGATCCTTTAGCTTTATTTGGATCAAGAGCTCCGGAACATCTCCGGCGAACCAACAGTTTTAAATACACTCCGGATATTCTGGTCAACAGTTTCTATGACTCAGAAAATAATGAAGTAGCTGCCTTTGAAGAATTGGTTGGTAGCCATGGTGGTATGGGAGGTGAACAAACCCAGCCATTCATTATTTATCCATCAGAGTGGGATATGGGTTTTGAGGAAATTGTGGGTGCGGAAAAATTGCATAAAATGTTAAAAAAACAGTTGAAACATCTTGAAATATGA